The following are encoded together in the Lathyrus oleraceus cultivar Zhongwan6 chromosome 3, CAAS_Psat_ZW6_1.0, whole genome shotgun sequence genome:
- the LOC127130582 gene encoding probable nucleoside diphosphate kinase 5 — translation MIILWQNLIYVADPIHCSFSTDGSTKARRTLAIIKPDGLLGNYTDDIKRTISEYGFSIVKEQIVQLGEATVKRFYAEHSSKSFFSSLVKYMTSGPVLVMVLEKDNAVADWRALMGPTDASKAKITHPHSIRAKCGLDTEKNCVHGSDSTKSAQREILFFFDELALDAITEHDELMRIVYSFGICHEHPGTFVLTYIRSTNPHHEYIGLYPKGFRFRKKMFEDIDRLVAYFQRHIDDPQNDSAPSIRSVAAMVPMRSPATGGSSGASGAVAAGAVPLI, via the exons TTGCAGCTTTTCTACCGATGGAAGTACTAAAGCGCGGAGAACTTTAGCGATCATAAAGCCGGATGGATTGCTCGGTAACTACACAGATGATATCAAGAGAACAATTTCAGAATATGGTTTCAGCATTGTCAAGGAACAAATTGTTCAACTTGGCGAGGCGACTGTGAAAAGATTTTATGCAGAACACTCTTCAAAAAGCTTCTTTTCAAGCCTAGTTAAATACATGACAAG TGGACCAGTGTTAGTCATGGTTTTGGAAAAGGATAATGCTGTTGCTGATTGGCGCGCTTTAATGGGTCCTACTGATGCAAGCAAGGCCAAGATTACTCACCCTCACAG CATTAGAGCAAAATGTGGATTGGACACTGAAAAAAATTGTGTTCATGGTTCAGACTCTACCAAATCTGCACAAAGAGAGATACTATTTTTCTTCGACGAGCTCGCTCTAG ATGCAATTACAGAACACGATGAATTAATGCGCATAGTTTATAGTTTTGGCATCTGTCATGAACATCCTGGCACATTTGTATTGACTTACATAAGAAGTACAAATCCACACCATGAGTACATTGGTCTTTACCCCAAAGGATTCAGGTTCCGCAAAAAGATGTTTGAGGATATTGACCGGCTTGTGGCATATTTTCAAAGGCACATCGATGATCCACAAAATGATTCAGCACCTTCCATTAGGTCAGTAGCTGCAATGGTGCCAATGCGAAGCCCTGCTACTGGTGGCTCATCAGGAGCATCTGGTGCAGTAGCTGCTGGTGCAGTACCTTTAATTTAA